The Ruania halotolerans genome contains the following window.
CCACTGTCAGACGGATCGGCATCGTCAGGGAGCACGTCCGCCTGCGGTGGGGGCAGCATCTCGCGCGCATAGACGCTGACGTGCCCGGTGCTGCGGTCGAGCTCCACCCGGGCATGCGCCATGGCGCCCTCGGTGCGGTGATACGCGGACAGCAGCGCCTGCTCAATCGCACCCACGAGGGTGTCGAGCGGGATGTCTCGTTCCCGCTCGATCATCCGCAGTGTTGCCATGTCGATGTCCATGAGGCGTTCCTCTCAGTCCTGCGCGTCGCCGGCGCGGTTCAGCTCCACGTCGATGCGTCCACGCACGACGTCCGACAGCGGCAGGCTGACGGTACCGGATTCGGTCGCCAACGTGAGTTCGTCGTCGGACACGCCGAGGACTCGGCCACTGACCTGATCATCTGCGGTCGCCACGGTGACGAGTCTGCCCTCCGCACGGCGGAAATGGCGCGGCTGCGTGAGCGGACGGCTCACTCCGGGCGTGGTGACCTCCAGCAGGTAGGACCCGCCGAGCAGGTCCTCGGCGGCATCCAGGCGGGCAGAGACGGCGTGGGAGACCTCCCCGAGTGAGTCCGACGTCACACCACCAGGACCGTCGGGCAGGTCCACCGTGACGCGGACCACGCGTCGCCTCGCGGCACCTGAGATCTGGACTCCTTCGAGGTACAGGCCGGCGCCGGCGACGACCGGTTCGAGGACGTCGTGCACCTGGGCGCTGAGGGCGTCCGGTCCGGGAGAGGGGCTCATCACGACACTCCTTGTGCAGTTGTGGTTCACGGCGAACACACAGCGTAGGCGCCCGTCATGGCACGATCAACGCGTGAACGTCCTCAGCCTCGCCCGGCACCTCTGCGAACCACCCCGCCGACCGCGGAGCCGAACCGCCACGGCACAGTCCGCTCGAGCGCTCACAGCGGTACTCCTGCTCACGCTGAGTGCAGCGTGCTCGGTGCGTGTGGATTCGCCACCGGCTCCGATCGCCAGCCCCTCGGCGGCCGAACAGATCCGCCAGGCCTCGGCGCTGGCCACGGCGGAGCTCGCCGTGCTGGCCAGCTCTGCGGCACCATCCGACGATGACATCGCCGCTGTGCTCGACGATGTGGCCGCAGACGCTGACGCTCAGTTGGAGCAGCTCGGAGGCGTCTGGGAGCCGCCGCCTCGCCCCGACGACGACGACAACGCCTCGACCGAGGCTCCCTCGACCGCCCCATCGAGGACGGCGGATGACGTGCTCACCGCCCTCAGCACCAGCTCTCGAGCGGCACAGGATGCCGTTTCCGACCCGGCCCTGGACGCCGATCTGGCGACGTTGCTCGCCGCGATCGTGGTGAACCGGGATGCCACCGCCGCTCAACTGGCTGATCTTCTCGACATGCCAGATCCAGCCCCGGACCCGCAGCCTCAGATGCCCGCAGTGCTGACCGAGAGTGCCGCCGGCCTGTGCCGGACTCTGGACGCGCTCGGGTATGCCGGCGAGTTCATCGCCGCTCGAAGCAGCGGCGATGCGCAAGAACGGGCGGCGGGTAGGGCCGTGCGGATGCGGGATCTGGCCGAACAGGTCGCGATCGCTGCCGACTTCGACGATACGGACAGTGACCCACGTGAGGCGACCTACGCCGTCGGCAATGCGGAGGAACTCGAGGAGACGATGGACACCTGGCAGGCGGACCTGGTGGCCGGATGGCTGGCGCAGATCGGCGCCGCTGACCCGGCCGATCGTGCCGGCCTCCTCGAGTACGCCAGAGCGGCCGCTCGCACGGCGCCAACCGCAGCCGCGGACCCGGTGCCGGGCTGGAGCGGCTGAGTTCCCTCAGCCAGCCCGGCTGAGCAGTTCCCGCAGGCGTGCCGGGGCGTCGGCGGGGGCCAGTTCTTCGCGCTCACCGGTGGCCCGGTGGCGCACCTCGACGACTCCGTCGGCCAGGCCACGGCCGACGACGAGCGCATACGGCACGCCGAGGAGTTCGGAATCGGCGAACTTCACTCCGGCGGAGACCTTGACGCGATCGTCGTAGAGCACCTCAACCCCGGTCGAGACCAGTTCCTCGGCGATCTGCTCGGCCGTGCTGAACACGCTCTCGTCTTTGCCGGTGGCGAGTACGTGCACCTGCGCCGGTGCGACGGTGACGGGCCAGGACAGGCCTTTCTCATCGCTCGTGGACTCGGCGATGGCGGCGAGCACACGGGTCACGCCGAGCCCATACGAGCCCATCGTCACCGTGACGGACTTCCCGTTCTGGTCGAGCACATTCAGTTCGAGAGCCTTGGCGTACTTCTGGCCGAGCGCGAAGATGTGCCCAATCTCGATCCCGCGGGCGATCTCCAACGCTCCGGATCCGTCCGGTGCCTGGTCCCCCTCGCGCACCTCGGCCACGTCGATCACACCGTCAGCGGTGAAGTCCCGTCCGGCGACGAGGTCGAAGACATGCCTGCCGAG
Protein-coding sequences here:
- the rimP gene encoding ribosome maturation factor RimP; amino-acid sequence: MSPSPGPDALSAQVHDVLEPVVAGAGLYLEGVQISGAARRRVVRVTVDLPDGPGGVTSDSLGEVSHAVSARLDAAEDLLGGSYLLEVTTPGVSRPLTQPRHFRRAEGRLVTVATADDQVSGRVLGVSDDELTLATESGTVSLPLSDVVRGRIDVELNRAGDAQD